A single window of Dermochelys coriacea isolate rDerCor1 chromosome 14, rDerCor1.pri.v4, whole genome shotgun sequence DNA harbors:
- the LOC119843379 gene encoding RING finger protein 39-like has translation MEGRGPVAELQRSIICPICRGPFKDPVLLDCDHSYCRACIMGQWERERAGVLSCPQCQQVFERRSLRTHVKLAVEVKIAQNLNAKTAQEALVPKRRWRRGAWIPVSVMPEGQGVGKICR, from the exons ATGGAAGGCCGGGGACCGGTGGCAGAGTTGCAGCGCTCCATCATCTGCCCTATCTGCAGGGGTCCCTTCAAGGACCCGGTGCTGCTGGACTGTGACCACAGCTACTGCCGAGCCTGCATCATGGGCCAGTGGGAACGGGAGAGGGCGGGGGTGCTGTCCTGCCCCCAGTGCCAGCAGGTCTTTGAGCGCCGCAGCCTGCGCACCCACGTCAAACTGGCCGTGGAGGTCAAGATCGCCCAGAACCTCAACGCCAAGACAGCCCAGGAGGCCCTGGTCCCCAAGCGCCGCTGGCGGCGCGGCGCCTGGATCCCGGTGTCGGTCATGCCAGAGGGGCAG GGTGTCGGGAAAATCTGCAGATAG